The nucleotide window CCTGCACCAGGGGTGGTCAACCATGACCCTAGGGCTTATCCTGATTTCAAAAACCTTCTGCGAGTGATCAATTCAGACTTCTAGCAAGAGCAATCTGGAATTTCCCTGGCAGCCCACTGGGTGGGGAGAaagggagtggggagagagaaaaaggggtggcagaataaaaggaagaaaaagaggatAGCTCTGTGCATTATTAGCATGTTGCCCCCAACAGATCACCTCCAAAAGAATGTGTGGACCTGATCTACACTGACGAGCAACAGTTGTTGTAGGTTTCATACAGGAGtatcccaatcctacctggagatatgagggattgaacctggaaccttctgcatgcaaaacatgtgctccaccactgagctatgcccctgcACATACCTTTTTAGAGGAATTCTGGGGGACAAATCTTATTGTTAGTATTGGGTAGCTGAACTGAACATACACCTCcagctgcctcccctccctcatgCTGAATTTTTGATTGCAAACCCTTCAGGGCAGAAAGTCTCTTATGTTACTCTGTTGAGTGCAATGCATGTTGATGATGCTATATAAAGAAAGACACACAACAATCTACTGTCTCTTCTGGCATGTCTTTGGCAGAAGGAGGACCCAACCCAGAGTTGAACAGTAACTTAGCCAACATTATTGAACAATGTCGGAGCAAGAGCATGCCGAAATCTTCCATTGAAGCAGCAGTCGCTGGCGGGGTATGTTTCTGAGATGATTGAAACCAGTATGCAGATGTGGCCACCACCACTTTTTTTGTGAGAGAGGGgtgtccagccagcatggcgaatgGACTGCAGgggtgatgcgagttgtagtcaaGCCTTTTAAGAGCACAAGagaagccctgctgggtcagacaacAAGCCTATCCaaccctgtgggaagcccacaagcagggtagtagccttctcctgctcttgtttcccagcaactggtcctCAGAGGCATCCTTTTAggtaggtatggggaacctttggccctccagatattgctgaactacaactcccattatccctggccattggctatgcttgttagggctaatgggagttgtaattctgtaacatctggagggccaaaggttccccacacctgcttttaaGAAAGTGTTCCTCAACCCAAGGCCAAAATAAGATAATGTCACTTGGAAATAAAGTGTTTTCTATACccccatatcataaaatatcagggctgtGTGCaagataaaacataaaacactatTAGCATGGTCAGtattggtaataataataataataaataataataaaattttatttctaggccgcctatctggccgaattaacggccactctaggcagcgtacatagactaaaatataacatagagtaaaatataacatataatacaaaacaacaataagtatactcaatgcaaacctacccccatcatacaaaaatttaaactaaattagacagaggtctcgaatgcctgcctaaaaaaccatgttttcagttctcggcggaagcctgtcagggagggggcatggcggagatcataaggaaGAGAGTTCTGTCTGTAGCAAAACAAGGTATTTTACCTGCCAAGGTTCCTGCTTATCTGATGGATGTAGTAGAAAAGCACAAGAATGCTCTCAGGAAAATATTGTGCTCACCCTTCTGAGGAAGAAGACTTTTCACTGGATCAATTGACATGCCCACAGAAGAACTAAAAGATCCACGTATTGAGATAGGAGAGGTGGCTATCATAGTACAACAAATATACTTGAAATTCTGGTACATGTTGTTCCCCAGTTAAAGAGCATTGCAGTCAATACTGCCTGAGCCACATTGACTTTTGCAACTTCTACATCTATTCCCAATTCATATTTGCTTCAGTGTCTAGACCTGATTGGCTAGTGGTGTGATTGCCTCTCTGTCCCTAATACTCCCACCTCTAAGTTCAATTGCAGGAGAATAGTTTCCAGGTAGACTGCCAGGAGGGAGTGCACAGGTTATGGTGAGAGGCGGGATAAGGATAACAGGGTGGCCTGACTGGGTGTTGCCTCTGCTCTTACCTACGAGAGGGACCAAGCCCATGCATCAGAAGAAAATGTGTAGGAAAAACTATTTCCCATCTTCCACCCAAAACAAACAACAGCTGTAGGAAAAGCAGGAATGCAGAAAGTTGCAGGATTGGGACCAAGGAGGCAAAAGGAGAAAAGGCTTGGGAATATGGGGAAAGCCTTGGCAAATGGAGTTTGAAATAAAAACATTGCAGTTTGTTGTACACAAGTCTTCCTACTTCAGAATATAAAAATTCTGCCACAGGATTTTGTGGGCCTAGCACACTGTTGATTGGGCTCTGCTGCACTTGCAAAAGATACAAATTTGCATATACTTTATGCCATATGCAAATTTGATCCCTCTTGCAGGTGTGGGTAGAGGACTCAAAAACATCTGGCTATACACAAGTAAAAAGATGTCTCACAAACAGAATGACAACAGGAAACGTTAtccccataattatatttccacaCTAGAAAAAAGGCTTATTTGATTTCTGTCtaccatgcagctgttaaagtcATAAGAGCCCTGCTCTTCCACAGTAACAACTCCAAATAACTCATTAAAACAgcatttgggcaacttgatatatttttaaataactttaaaaatgaacatctgtcactataaatataacatcacCTCTTTTTGCCTCTGAAAGTTATGAGACATTAGAAATTGAAACAAAAAGCCAGGAAAGCAGGCATTCCTCAACCTTCTATGCTTTGGTTGCTGGAACAACAAAATACTCTTGAGCAtgtagtttcacattttaaaactcactgtttttgctcacttcctgccttgGAACAGTGGCCCCTCTCAGCCTAAGTTACTCACATGGCAATTGTGAAAATATACAAAGAggtataaaatggctgcaaaaggggaCAATGCCTGCATCATAGCCATCAAATTGTGGTTCCTTCAGTGATGCgcctttgtactataaagggatATGttttttctcccccaacccccatAACAAATTAATAAATTCCAAGACTTCAGTCTTAATCAGGCATGATTATTGCATGTTTATGTAGGTTTCAAGATTAAGGTTTCATTCATGTTTATGTATATGAATATTTATGTATTtcgctttgtaaattaatttaatatgttttttattgtaccttgtgtattctattgtaaactgctttgaggtcagATAGTAAGCGATCTAtacatgaaaataataataataatattaaaagagTACAAACAATCATTAAATTGGCTGGCTAATCAAAAAATTAAAAGGGGAAAATTAAATGGCTGCAAAGGCTTCTGGGCATataaaggtcttcaagagacacctgatagtcaaaagcaaggatgcctgccgaatctctgctggaaaagtGTTTCCATAGGATGGGACTGGTAACATTACATGCCTTTCTAATGAGGCCAGTTGGACGTCTGCAACACAGTGGAAAGCTAATGCAGCGCAGCCTGCCTTGATGTTTTTTTCACCTCTAGACTCCTGAgtgagggagcaggcaggagtggaATCTGGGTTCTGGCACATGCAGGCCTTGCTCTCTGGCCACATGTGCCAAAACCCACTCTCTGTGCCACTTGTGGCATCCATGTTGCAGTCTGGCCATTCATGACTTACGTTATTACCCCTTTGGGGACAGTGACAGGTGtcagttaatttttttaacttcctgcttcccataaaacattgcaaaagtgatttaacaataaaaacatcaacattaaTTGCTTCAACCTGCCTTGAGTCCATAGGATAGAGTGGggcataaatataataaacacgTAACTAGAATCTAGTCTCCCAGCAAACCTTTACCTTTCTCTTGCATGCCACTAAGAATCCAGAGAATACTCATCCTCTTCTCTGCCAGCTGGTGTAGtgtacctggaagaccagggttcaaatacccactcagctatgaagcactgagtgactctgggccagtcaccatctcttgttgtgatgataaaatggggaaaccatgtacactgccttgtgctgcatggagggaagatgggatataaatgtaataataagtaCCCCAATAACAATGTAGAAATATGCACTCTCTCTAGCAGCCCAGCAAGAAGGCAGAGAACACAAAATATAGAtatgacataggaagctgtcttattgaATCTGaccgttggtccacctagctcagtactgtctacactgactggcagtggctcttcaggatttcgagcagggagtctttcccagacctacctgaagatgctggggattgaacctgcaaccttgtgcatgttctactactgagctgtggcccttccccaatgaAAGTATTGGAGGCTGTATTACAGTTTAGGGGTGGCTAGTGTTCCTAGGCATAGTCACACTGATTATGGAGAGAGGATTTGCCCCACTTACATTTGTAGCTGAGAATggatttttgtaatttttttttttaaatcctgaacCCAAAGTTTTGATCAGATTCCAAGTGAACACAAGGCACTTTAAAGACCACTTAAAAGCACAGAAAGAGAGAACAAATCTCAAGGTGCTGAAAAATATTTAATAGTAGCAAACTGGTTTCAGCTACTATGTTTTCTTCAGGGGGTTTCTATAAAAGACAAACATATTTACATATCAGTAATAtgagaaaaaaatgcaaacattataGTATGAACATGTACTGATATCCGTGAAAATAACCTAAACTCACATCTTTATATTTACAAAAAGTACTTATGGAATCAACCTAAATAATACATATTTATGAATATCTAAAAATATCTAAATATATACTTGCCCAAATACCTAGAAAAGATCAACTTCAGTGACTGAAGTGCAGTAAAATAGGTATCTCACAGAAAAAGAGCAAATAACTACTCTTCTGATAAAAAGCACAGCTtttgccaattttttttaaagccaaggACAGTCACCAAATATCCAAACAAATCTATTTGTCTCTTGTAGAAAGCCTCTGAGGAATGCCTTTTGGCTGAAACACATTGGGCTGCTAATAATTACTTTCCAGCATCTTGGGATCTGGTCTCTCTTTTTGGCCATTTGTTCTGTGGATGCTTCTTGGCTGATTTTGTATtgcgtgtgtgtatgtctgtgggTCCCCTCAAAATGCAACTtactgttctttttaaaaaaactttattttgGCAGGACAAAACCAAATCCTCTTACCTGCTCTATGGAGTGCGAGGACCTGGTGGCTGTGCCCTACTTATTGAATTGTTGACCGACAATACAAAAAGGTCCTTCCATGAAATCCGACATCTTCTGAACCAGCATGGGTTAGTTAAGGAGATAGGGGGCAGCAACTGGTTTGCATGGGATGGTGTGCAATGGTTGGCAGGGACTTACTGAGTTAGAAGAGAGGATATGGGTTTTCTGGCTGCTTATTGGGCTGGATTAGGGAAGGGGGGACcccatggtcctccagatgtcgttggacaactcccataatccttcatctttggccatgctagctggggctgatgggagttgaagttcagcaacatctggagcactacAAGTTTCCCATCCTCAAGCTAGAGCATAGAGTATTATTTTCCCAGCTTCCTATTGGGTAGGGAAAGCATGCATTGTCTTGGGGATGCTGGGTACTAGTGGGCAAAACGGGGTTGCAGCTGAGAGGCAAGACTTTGGGATACATTCAGGGTAGTGGTTGGACTCCATAGGGTAGTGTGGCAATagggcaaccttccccaacctcatgtcctgcagatgctttggactacaactccatcagccctagccagaacagttgtgtgggggggggggggctgatgggagttgtagtccaaaacatccagagggcaccaggtttgggaagacTACAGTAGAGTGTGGCAGGGTTTTTTGAGATTCTttctgtgggggtgggggcaaggGAGAGGACTGTAATCTAGTAAGTTGAAGGTGGGACCTTAAAATACTGGGCTCTCTGGAAGGAAGTGACATTGAAAGAAATTTGGTAATCTGTGTGTGATACAGGACTGAGACATGTATGCAAGGCATGGTTTCTCTGGGAGGAAAATGAGGCACCTTAGCAAATCATGTTCCTGCTGTGGTTCTAGTTTCACTTATAGAACTTATGGCTTGtctgtgtgttgtgtttttttggaGTCTGATTCCTAGATCTTGTGGTCCTCTACCATTTAATGttcatgctggggggggggggattgccgCTCTCCATTTGGTTCCCTGCAGGGGACTCCTTGTTGATGGGGCTCAACATAGTTTTGAGAAGAAGGGCGTTGTTGCAGTGAGCAGGGAGGACCGGTCTGGCAGCCCTGTCAGCTTGGACCGGGCACTTGAGTTGGCTATCGAAGCTGGAGCTGAAGATGTCCAGGAAGAGGAAGACGAGGATGAGAAGGCAATGCTGAAGGTGAGGTGCAGGCTATTCAGTGTAGGTTTAATACCACTGCATTCCGTGTTGGAGTTGGGTTATACCCAATAGCTCTAACCTAAAAAATGATTTCCCTTTCCAAGAACATAGGAGCCCTTACTTCCAACCCACTGTCTCCTATTGTGACCCACTACACCTCAGTGAGTGTATTTTGTGggattgctacagaaatgcagAATTCCAGCATCTGCCACAGGATGCAGCATCCTGAGAAGCATACTTAAAGCATGTCATTGTTGCATCTGGAGTCATGGCGAAGGGGAGGGAATTATGCAGAGCACTGAAACCTGTTCATCCTCTGCTATTTCATTTTCTGCATATCTTTGAAAAGAAATCTGCAGGGACCCGTGAAATGTCTCTACCTGATATACTTGATCTGCACAATGTTTTGGTCATAGTACTTGGCCCTCCTTGGTGCAGAATTTGAATATATGCTGAGAGCAGAATACACAATGCTGTGGATGGAGGAGTCTTTGTGGATGGAGGAGGGCTCTTGTGTGTTCATTCTCTGTGGAAGAGCACATTACCTAGGAGCCCTtaactctttcccctccccctcccatattTCAAGCCTGGTAGAGCAGGACTCATTTGTGCAATGCAATGGTGCCACAACTGGCCTCccatctctctctatatatatagcAGGAAAGGAGAGGGGTGGGGTGACAGAGAGAAATGGAGTTTGTTGTATGTGTCTGCCCACCATTGGCTGTAGCCCAACTGATATTTTCTGTGGCTCAATAGTTCTTTGTTAAAAACAAGAACTGTTCCCACCCCATACTAgatcctcttcctcttccataCAACACTGACATCCCTCCCTTTCTGTAGATATCCCAGAATTCCTTCTTCTCAAGTCTCCAACATTGCTCTGTAGACCCCTCTCAGAGTGCCCAGGAGCTCGTTTTCCCAGCCCTCCCCAAcaccaataaactgaaacaaccTTCATTCTTGGAGCGAACACTTCAGTATTTGTTGTATTTGCTTTCTAGTCCGTGAAGGATTCATGGCtaaattccttccttccttctgcccAGTTTATTTGCGCTGTGCCCACCTTGCGCCAGGTCCATGAAAAGCTGGAGTTGCTGGGCCTCTGTTCGCTCTCTGCTGGCCTGGAGTTCATTCCAACTGTCAGCACCCAGTTATCCGACGAGGAGATGGATCGGGCAGCACAGCTCCTAGAGGCGCTCCGGGACTATCTGGATGTCATTCGGGTGTATGACAACATTGCATAGATTGCCTAGCGTACCTCACTGAGACCCCCCCCTTTCGAATGGGAGCTGCAGAAGACTTCTATAAGCAGTGCCCTGTTGGCAGCCTTGCTGTGATGTCAAATCTAGAATGCCTTTTCTAACAGTTAAAGTTGGCAGCCATGGACGATGGAGGTGTCTACTCCCCCCCCATTGGACTTTTCTCTCATAATGGTTCTTTACCTGAAGGCAGGCCCACACTGTGCACGTTTTAATGGGCTGTCAAGCGGGTGTGGACAAGGGGTGAATGTTCTGGCAAGTTTGGACTCTGGCCCTGCAGCATTAACTACAGAGGCCTGCAACCCCATCCCTTCTGGAAGCTGCAGTGTTTCCTGTTGGAGTACAAGCACTGAAGTCAGGCTGACATACTTTCACTCTTATTAATGACCCAGAAATAGCAAATGCATTGAGAGTATTCCTGAGCCAGTGGTGGCATAGTTATTGAATGTCTCACTGCCCCTTTTTGACTTTACCCCCAACAAGTGGGGCATCAGCTTCTCGCATTTTCCCTCAGGCACTTTTGAAGTGGGTGCGATTGCTCGGCAACCTAGCAAGTGCACAAACCTTTGATAACATCGTACGCTTTGTCAGACGCTCCCTTGGAAATTCATACTACGTGCAAACAGTTTGAGGGGAAAAACAGATGTCATGTTTTAAGTGTGGTGGAAGCTGTTTGAAAGCACACATATTTTCTGCTGTGAGACATTTGTTATCGGAGGTAGCAAATGCGTTCAACAGGTCATGATTCATCCTGAGCGCTGCCTGCCATTTTGAGTGAACTAATTAAAGTTTGTGTTTGCTGTAGTCCTTTTCTTTCTGGCTCTGTTGCTTAGAACAGAAATATGAATAAGGAATCTTGACTGCAAATTAGTAAGAGAAGGGTTGAAGCTCTCCTGGAGTGCAGAACATAGGAcgctgctccatctagctcagcgttgTCTATATTGACTGGCAGCTTCCCAGGATTTTAGTct belongs to Rhineura floridana isolate rRhiFlo1 chromosome 11, rRhiFlo1.hap2, whole genome shotgun sequence and includes:
- the LOC133366009 gene encoding translational activator of cytochrome c oxidase 1 isoform X1 — protein: MAPLQLLLSDIFSPIQVMSVGSSLIRMNTLFRQHLLTFLDHPKCSIHASCAVFAGHNKWSKVKNIKGPKDSARARVFQKLAMSIRLAVKEGGPNPELNSNLANIIEQCRSKSMPKSSIEAAVAGGDKTKSSYLLYGVRGPGGCALLIELLTDNTKRSFHEIRHLLNQHGGLLVDGAQHSFEKKGVVAVSREDRSGSPVSLDRALELAIEAGAEDVQEEEDEDEKAMLKFICAVPTLRQVHEKLELLGLCSLSAGLEFIPTVSTQLSDEEMDRAAQLLEALRDYLDVIRVYDNIA
- the LOC133366009 gene encoding translational activator of cytochrome c oxidase 1 isoform X3, encoding MSVGSSLIRMNTLFRQHLLTFLDHPKCSIHASCAVFAGHNKWSKVKNIKGPKDSARARVFQKLAMSIRLAVKEGGPNPELNSNLANIIEQCRSKSMPKSSIEAAVAGGDKTKSSYLLYGVRGPGGCALLIELLTDNTKRSFHEIRHLLNQHGGLLVDGAQHSFEKKGVVAVSREDRSGSPVSLDRALELAIEAGAEDVQEEEDEDEKAMLKFICAVPTLRQVHEKLELLGLCSLSAGLEFIPTVSTQLSDEEMDRAAQLLEALRDYLDVIRVYDNIA
- the LOC133366009 gene encoding translational activator of cytochrome c oxidase 1 isoform X2, with amino-acid sequence MAPLQLLLSDIFSPIQVMSVGSSLIRMNTLFRQHLLTFLDHPKCSIHASCAVFAGHNKWSKVKNIKGPKDSARARVFQKLAMSIRLAVKEGGPNPELNSNLANIIEQCRSKSMPKSSIEAAVAGGDKTKSSYLLYGVRGPGGCALLIELLTDNTKRGLLVDGAQHSFEKKGVVAVSREDRSGSPVSLDRALELAIEAGAEDVQEEEDEDEKAMLKFICAVPTLRQVHEKLELLGLCSLSAGLEFIPTVSTQLSDEEMDRAAQLLEALRDYLDVIRVYDNIA
- the LOC133366009 gene encoding translational activator of cytochrome c oxidase 1 isoform X4, with protein sequence MAPLQLLLSDIFSPIQVMSVGSSLIRMNTLFRQHLLTFLDHPKCSIHASCAVFAGHNKWSKVKNIKGPKDSARARVFQKLAMSIRLAVKEGGPNPELNSNLANIIEQCRSKSMPKSSIEAAVAGGDKTKSSYLLYGVRGPGGCALLIELLTDNTKSFEKKGVVAVSREDRSGSPVSLDRALELAIEAGAEDVQEEEDEDEKAMLKFICAVPTLRQVHEKLELLGLCSLSAGLEFIPTVSTQLSDEEMDRAAQLLEALRDYLDVIRVYDNIA